GCACAGGCCGACGCGCCGGGCTGCGTGCGCGCGTCCGGACACGAGAACGGCCCCCGGCACCGGTGCCGGGGGCCGTCTTCAGTGGGGACCGATCACTGCGTGAGCAGGGTCAGGCCGTAGGCCGACAGGATCGGGTTGACCGGCTGGAAGTAGGTCGTGCCGCCGGAGCTGCAGTTGCCCGAACCGCCCGAGGTCACGCCCTGCGCCTGGTCGCCGGAGATGAACGAGCCACCCGAGTCACCGGGCTCGGCGCAGACGTTGGTGCGGGTCAGACCGCTGACGGTGCCCTCCGGGTACTGCACGGTCTGGCTCTTCGCCTCGATCGAGCCGCAGTGCCAGCCCGTGGTCGAGCCGGAGCGGCAGACCGACGAGCCCTCCGAGGCCTCGGTGGAGCCACCGACCGCGACGGTGCTGCCGTCGTAGCGGTTCACCGCCGCGGTCGGGGTGTCGGAGGTGACGCTGACCCAGGCGTAGTCGTTGCCCGGGAACCGCGAGGCCTCGAACTGGCCGGTCGGCTGGGACGTGCTGTCACCGGCCGAGCCGCAGTGGCCGGCGGTCACGAAGCCGCCCTGCACCGAGAACCCGACCGAGCAGCGGGCGCCGCTGCCGATGTAGTAGGCGTTGCCGCCGACCACCGCGTAGGTGCGGGGGTTCTCCGTCGACTCGACGACGCGCACGGCCTCGGCGAGGACGCCCGCGGTCTGCACGAACTGGGCCGCCTCGGCCGCGGTGCCGGGCCGGGTGGTGACGATGACCGAGTTGTCCCGGGCCTTCGCGTACCAGCCCGTGACCGCCTTCGGCGCGGTGGCGGCGCGGGCGTTGAGCCCCTGGACCACGCCGTCGAGCTGCTCGGCGGTGAAGTCGGCCTTCTTCGGGTCCGCGCCCGCCGCGCGGATCTCGTCGAAGCGGGCCTCGTCGGTCGTCAGGACGACCAGCTGGCCCTTCCGGGAGTCGAAGTAGGAGCCGCCGTACACGCTGCCCAGCGACTGGCGCAGCACCTGCTCAGCGCGAGCGGCCTGTGCCTCCTGGTCGAGGCGCTGCAACGCCTGCTCCCGGGTCAGGCCGAGGTCGCGTTGCATCGCTTCGAGCTGGGTCACCGCCAGGGTCTCCGGCGGGGCGGTTTCGGTCGCGGTCGCCGGCATGGTGAGCGCGGCGACAGTCCCCGCTGCCAGGAGCACGGTCCCGGCCACCCGAGCCGCGAGTCTCCGCTTCATCTGGTGTCTCCCTCGTGTGAGATGGATCTCAGCGCCCCCGTCGCGAGATCCAGTATCAGAGGACGACACCAGTCCCACATCCACCATTTGCCACATCACGCACAAAAACGGCCTGATCGAGGGAGATGTGGCCCCGTTCGCAGCACCACGACGTGCGGACACCGGAGGAACAGCGCTGTGCCACCTGACGGCACGCGCGGGAAATGAGTGAAAAATTTGCGCGGAGCGCTCGGCCGTCGACCGGCGCTCCGCGCGAGGCGCTCCCGGCGGTTCAGCCCGGGAACGGCTCCGGGAACGGGCCCGTCGGCGGCACCGACTCGCTCGGTTCCTGGCTCTGCGTCGGCTGCCGGGTCGGGGTCCGCTCCGCCGAGGTCTCCTCCGTCGGCCGCTCGGTGGGCTGCGGCGCCTCCGACGTCGGCTCCGGCGCCGTCGGCCGGGTGGGCGGGGCCTCGGGGGTCGACTCCGGGGCGCGGCTGGTGGTCTCCACCGGCTCCTCGTCCTCCGTCGTCGTGGGCGGCGCCACCGGCTCGCGGGGCTCGCGGTGCAGCACCTGGCCGAGCGTGGTGCCGCCGCCCCCGCCGGACAGCGACCGGCCGGTGATCCCCTCGAAGCCGGTGACCACGACCATGCTCACCACGAACGCCAGCGCGCAGGTGGCCGCCGCGACCAGCCAGCGCCGCCGGACCCGGCGCCGGTCGACCGGTGGGGACTCCTCCCGGACGTCCTCCGCCACGGCGCTCGCGTCGATCCGCTTGGTGGCGTCGGGGTCGACGACCTGCTCACCGCCCGGCCAGTGCATGCCGGCCTCGATGCGCTTCGTCTCGGCGGACGACGCCCCCGGCGACCGCGTGGCCCCCTCCTCCGGCTCCTCGCCGGAGGACTCCCGCAGCTGCACGCGGGTGCGCGCCTGGGCGGCCTGCTTGGCCTTCTCGGCCGCGATCAGCGCCTTGTCCTTCGCCCGCTCGAACGACCGCTGGTACAGCGCACCACCGACGGTGATGATCACGCTGGTCATCCCGGCACCGATCACGGTGCCCGCGACCCCCAGCCGGGACCCCAGGAAGGCCGCCGTCACCGACGCCGTGGCCGCCCCCGCGACCTGCGCCGGCTTGATCTCCAGCTTCCCGGACCCGTCCTTCTCGCCGACCTCGTCCTCGTCGTCCCGCTCGTCCTGCCGATCCTCTTCCCGCCTGACCATGGGACTCCCACGCTCGTCGAACGCACTCCCTCCAGGACGGGGAACGGCCGACCGGGCGCCCTTTCTCCTGCCAGACGACTTTCGTGAGGACCCCCACTCGGCGTAACGCCGCTCAGCTGGACGGCGGGTTGAGGCGGGCGACGAACTTGTACCGGTCGCCGCGGTAGATCGACCGCACCCACTCCACCGGGCGGCCCTCGGTGTCGAAGGAGTGCCGGGACAGCAGCAGCATCGGCAGCCCCACCTCGGAGCCCAGCAGCTCCGCCTCCTCCGGGCTGGCCAGCGCGGTCTCGATGGTCTCCTCGGCGTGCCCGAGCTCGACGTCGAAGTTCTCCCGCAGCACCTGGTACAGCGAGCCCCCGGACTCCAGCCGCCCGGTGAGCCCGCGGAACCGGGTCAGCGGCAGGTGGGTGGTCTCGATGGCCATCGGCTCACCGTCGGCGAGGCGCAGTCGGCGCAGCCGGAGCACGGTGGAGCCGGCCTTGGTCTCCAGCAGCTCGGCCAGCTCGGCGTCGGCCGGTTCCTCGACGACCTCCAGCAGGCGCGAGGTGGGCTGCCTGCCCTGCGCCCGCATGTCCTCGGTGTAGCTGCTCAGCTGCAGCCGCTGAGCGACCTTCGGCTTGGCGGCGAAGGTGCCCTTGCCCTGCACCCGCAGCAGCCGGCCCTCCACCGTCAGCTCGGCCAGCGCCTGGCGCACGGTGGTGCGGGAGACGTCGAACTCGGCGGCCAGCGACCGTTCGGTGGGGATCGGCGATCCGGGCGGCAGCGAGCGGAGCATGTCCAGCAGGTGCTGCTTGAGCCCCCAGTACTTGGGTTCGCGCTGCGCGCGCCCCGTCGAGTCCGCTCCGCCGGACGCGGACGTTTCGAGCATCGTTCCTCCTACCACCACGACCTGCCTGGAGCGCCGCGGCCGCTGCGTCACCGAAGTCGTCCAGGCCTCCAGCATGCCGGAACCGCGCGGCGCCGCGTGCGCCACCGGACGGCGTCGGCCCTGGAGCCCGGACCAGCCTTGTGCGTGGGTGCACAGTAACCCCGCGCGGTCGTGACACCGGGTGTGTCGCACCACATTCCTCGCGCGCGCCGCGAGCGCTCACCGCGCGGGCCCGCGGCAGGGCGGGCGACGATTGAGGTGCGCGGCGACCGCCGAGTACGATTGGTCTAGACCTCAAGCGAAGGGATGGGCCCGATGACCGCCACCCGTGGCCAGCACATGGCCGACGAGATCCGCCAGCAGCCCGCGATCTTCGCCGACCTGCTGGCGGCCCGGGACGCGATCGCCGACGTCGCCGCCGTGGTCGCCCAGCGCCGTCCGCGCTTCGCGCTGCTGGCCGCGCGCGGGTCCAGCGACCACGCCGCGCTCTACGCGAAGTACCTGGTCGAGACCCTGCTGCAGCTGCCCGCGGGGCTGGCCTCGCCGT
This region of Saccharopolyspora hordei genomic DNA includes:
- a CDS encoding S1 family peptidase: MKRRLAARVAGTVLLAAGTVAALTMPATATETAPPETLAVTQLEAMQRDLGLTREQALQRLDQEAQAARAEQVLRQSLGSVYGGSYFDSRKGQLVVLTTDEARFDEIRAAGADPKKADFTAEQLDGVVQGLNARAATAPKAVTGWYAKARDNSVIVTTRPGTAAEAAQFVQTAGVLAEAVRVVESTENPRTYAVVGGNAYYIGSGARCSVGFSVQGGFVTAGHCGSAGDSTSQPTGQFEASRFPGNDYAWVSVTSDTPTAAVNRYDGSTVAVGGSTEASEGSSVCRSGSTTGWHCGSIEAKSQTVQYPEGTVSGLTRTNVCAEPGDSGGSFISGDQAQGVTSGGSGNCSSGGTTYFQPVNPILSAYGLTLLTQ
- a CDS encoding GntR family transcriptional regulator, producing MLETSASGGADSTGRAQREPKYWGLKQHLLDMLRSLPPGSPIPTERSLAAEFDVSRTTVRQALAELTVEGRLLRVQGKGTFAAKPKVAQRLQLSSYTEDMRAQGRQPTSRLLEVVEEPADAELAELLETKAGSTVLRLRRLRLADGEPMAIETTHLPLTRFRGLTGRLESGGSLYQVLRENFDVELGHAEETIETALASPEEAELLGSEVGLPMLLLSRHSFDTEGRPVEWVRSIYRGDRYKFVARLNPPSS